GAGGTCGTGAGTGTGTTGTTCGCAGGCGGAGGCCCTACGGTGGCGTGGCGCCAGGGGGCTTCAGGGTCGGCGAGGGTGTCGAGCATCAGCTCGCACCAGGTGGAGGCGGTGCCGACGGCGAAGCGGGCGTGCCGGGGTCCGAGCCCGGTCGGGGCGGCCAGCCGCCCGTGGCCGGTTCCGTACCGGTTGCGTAGTTCCGCGACGCCTATGGCAGCGGAGGACAGGGCTCCCAGGATCTTTTTGATGCTGTTGGCGTTGTCCGGGCTGGTGCCGTGGCGTGCGGGAGGCAGTGCCGCAGGGTGGAGGTGGAGTGCTTGCTGCGCCTGCTTGATCAGGGCGGGCAGGTCCTGGCGTTCGTCTACCGGGAGGTTCCGCTTGAGGAGTACGAGCTTGGCGGTTGCCTCGATGAGCTGCTTGGCGGCTCCGATGGCGTCGTCGGGGTACTCGGCCCCGAACCTGCGGACCCGCTCCAGTTCGGCGTGGATACCCGATGCCTCCGTCAGGGCGTCGACGTGGATGGTCAGGTGGGCAACGCGCGCCGTGTGCAGGCGCAGCTCGTCGTCCAGGCGGCAGCCGTCGCGCGCGAACGCCTCCCGCAGTTCCGTCACCGTGTCGGCAGGCAGGCCGTCTTCGCCGTACTTGCGGTTCTCCCGGTCAAGGCGGCGCAGCATGCTCTCGAACACCCGCAGGGCCCGGGTCACGTGGTCTGCGTCGGTCCAGTCGACGGAGGCGGCGTAGGCGTCGAAGAGCTGCTTGCGGACGCCGCCCTCGCCCTGTGTGACGTCGGGGTGTTGCGTGAAGTGCTCGTTCTCCCAGTACTCAGCGATCGCCCCTGCCGCGAGAGTGCTCATCAGTGCCCGGACGGCGTTGCGGGCGGTCCGGGAGAGCAGTTCACGATCGGGGCTGGCCATAGGGGCAGATTACGGGGCTGGTGTACGGGACACCCTGGATTTTTGCCTTCTTCACCTGTGCTGGCGTCGACTGCGGCCGCCCTTGACTGACCGCTGCACGAGCGGCGCGTCACCTGGTCAGCGGTCGATGGGGAGGACCCGGTCCAGACCGGTTTCGCGCATGATCTGCCTGATGGAGTCGTCCAGACTGTTGCCCGCGCTGATGACC
This sequence is a window from Streptomyces sp. NBC_00654. Protein-coding genes within it:
- a CDS encoding abortive infection family protein, whose amino-acid sequence is MASPDRELLSRTARNAVRALMSTLAAGAIAEYWENEHFTQHPDVTQGEGGVRKQLFDAYAASVDWTDADHVTRALRVFESMLRRLDRENRKYGEDGLPADTVTELREAFARDGCRLDDELRLHTARVAHLTIHVDALTEASGIHAELERVRRFGAEYPDDAIGAAKQLIEATAKLVLLKRNLPVDERQDLPALIKQAQQALHLHPAALPPARHGTSPDNANSIKKILGALSSAAIGVAELRNRYGTGHGRLAAPTGLGPRHARFAVGTASTWCELMLDTLADPEAPWRHATVGPPPANNTLTTST